The Streptomyces sp. HSG2 genome has a segment encoding these proteins:
- the sigK gene encoding ECF RNA polymerase sigma factor SigK — protein sequence MPVPPAAQSRTGGREDASLETVLARVARGDQAAFGILYDAVCGPVFGVVRSVVRDHAQSEEVVQEVMVQIWQKAARFRADRGGAMSWVLTLAHRRAVDRVRSEQAGADRDRRAARLDHTPDYDHVTEQVEARLEHQQTRRCLRTLTRLQREAVTLAYYRGLTCREVAVLLETPVGTVKTRLRDGLIRLRDCMGVEA from the coding sequence ATGCCCGTGCCGCCGGCAGCGCAGTCCCGGACGGGCGGCCGGGAGGACGCCTCGTTGGAGACCGTCCTCGCCCGGGTCGCCCGTGGCGACCAAGCCGCCTTCGGAATCCTGTACGACGCGGTCTGCGGCCCGGTCTTCGGCGTCGTGCGGAGTGTGGTCCGCGACCACGCGCAGTCGGAGGAGGTCGTCCAGGAGGTGATGGTGCAGATCTGGCAGAAGGCGGCGCGGTTCCGGGCCGACAGGGGCGGCGCGATGAGCTGGGTGCTCACCCTCGCCCATCGCCGCGCCGTCGACCGGGTCCGTTCCGAACAGGCCGGAGCCGACCGCGACCGGAGAGCGGCCCGACTCGACCACACGCCCGACTACGACCACGTCACGGAGCAGGTGGAGGCCCGGCTCGAACACCAACAGACCCGCCGGTGCCTGCGGACGCTCACCCGACTCCAGCGAGAGGCCGTCACCCTGGCCTACTACCGGGGGCTGACCTGTCGCGAGGTCGCCGTACTCCTCGAAACTCCCGTCGGAACGGTGAAGACACGCCTTCGTGACGGGCTCATCCGACTCCGCGACTGCATGGGGGTGGAGGCTTGA
- a CDS encoding LacI family DNA-binding transcriptional regulator produces the protein MGIKDVASRAGVSVATVSRVLNGHPSVSAAARGRVSAAVEALGYRPNAVARSLRTDQTRTLGLIIGDVMNPYFTELARSVEAEARALGYSVVIGNADERPDLQDHHVTTLLDRRIDGLLVSPTDGGSPRMSDAVRNGTPMVFVDRWLPGVDVPVVRADGRAAVRDLVAHLCRLGHRRLAIIAGPAATTTGRERVDAFREALAEHGLALPDHHVGQGDFQAESGRRVTEGFLDLPDPPDAVFAADNLMALGALDAVRARGLRVPEDLALVAFDDIPWFTHTDPPVTAVAQPTADLGRAAVRALVERIEGRPGRSVTLSARLVVRRSCGQPPPAPDAGPLSPNLSPARRSTP, from the coding sequence ATCGGTATCAAGGATGTCGCGTCCCGCGCCGGGGTGTCCGTCGCGACCGTGTCGCGGGTTCTGAACGGACACCCGTCGGTCAGCGCCGCGGCACGCGGGCGGGTGTCGGCCGCCGTCGAGGCGCTCGGGTACCGGCCGAACGCCGTCGCCAGATCCCTGCGCACCGACCAGACCCGAACCCTGGGTCTGATCATCGGCGACGTGATGAACCCGTACTTCACCGAACTGGCCCGCTCCGTCGAGGCGGAGGCCCGCGCCCTCGGCTACAGCGTCGTGATCGGCAACGCCGACGAGCGCCCCGACCTCCAGGACCACCACGTCACGACTCTGTTGGACCGGCGGATAGACGGCCTGTTGGTCTCCCCCACCGACGGCGGCTCCCCGCGGATGTCGGACGCCGTGCGAAACGGGACACCGATGGTGTTCGTGGACCGGTGGCTCCCCGGCGTGGACGTGCCGGTCGTCCGCGCGGACGGCCGGGCCGCCGTCCGCGATCTCGTGGCCCACCTGTGCCGGCTGGGACACCGACGCCTGGCCATCATCGCCGGGCCGGCGGCGACCACCACCGGGCGCGAACGGGTCGACGCCTTCCGGGAGGCCCTCGCCGAGCACGGCCTCGCCCTGCCCGACCACCACGTCGGACAAGGCGACTTCCAGGCGGAGAGCGGCCGGAGGGTGACGGAGGGGTTCCTCGACCTCCCCGATCCCCCGGACGCGGTCTTCGCCGCGGACAACCTGATGGCGCTGGGCGCACTGGACGCCGTGCGGGCACGGGGCCTGCGGGTGCCCGAGGACCTGGCGCTCGTCGCCTTCGACGACATCCCGTGGTTCACCCACACCGATCCGCCGGTCACGGCCGTGGCGCAACCGACCGCCGACCTGGGACGAGCGGCGGTGCGGGCGCTGGTGGAACGCATCGAGGGGCGGCCGGGCCGGTCCGTCACCCTCTCCGCCCGGCTGGTCGTCCGCCGCTCGTGCGGGCAACCGCCGCCCGCGCCGGACGCGGGCCCACTCTCCCCGAACCTCTCCCCCGCACGAAGGAGCACGCCGTGA
- a CDS encoding anti-sigma factor, translated as MNRHGDRVEPHIGTGAYALHALPEDERAEMERHLAACATCDRETRELQATAARLALATTTRPAPEVKERTMERVRHVRQDPPRATRHKGPHPLRRLAPLGLAAAVVLGTVSGAALWQHRQWRGDALRVERAEARAADLAEVLAAPDAAIGTRRTDDGVAGSVVVSRERDRAVFVSAALPPLGEGEVYQLWFADPDAMRPAGIMTDDERDGAVLLRGPIRAAAGVGLTVEPAGGSAAPTTEPILTLAFPT; from the coding sequence TTGAACCGGCACGGCGACCGCGTCGAACCGCACATCGGCACGGGCGCGTACGCCCTGCACGCGCTCCCTGAGGACGAGCGCGCCGAGATGGAACGCCACCTCGCCGCGTGCGCGACCTGCGACAGGGAGACACGTGAACTACAGGCCACCGCCGCGCGGCTGGCCCTGGCCACGACGACGCGCCCCGCTCCCGAGGTCAAGGAGCGCACCATGGAACGCGTCCGGCACGTGCGGCAGGATCCACCCCGGGCGACCCGCCACAAGGGCCCGCACCCACTTCGCCGCCTGGCGCCCCTCGGGCTGGCAGCCGCCGTCGTCCTCGGCACGGTGAGCGGTGCCGCCCTGTGGCAACACCGGCAGTGGCGAGGAGACGCCCTCCGAGTCGAACGGGCGGAGGCGAGGGCGGCCGATCTCGCCGAGGTGCTCGCCGCTCCCGACGCCGCGATCGGGACGCGTCGGACGGACGACGGGGTCGCGGGCTCGGTCGTCGTCTCCCGGGAGCGCGACCGAGCGGTGTTCGTCTCCGCGGCCCTCCCGCCGTTGGGGGAGGGGGAGGTCTACCAGCTCTGGTTCGCCGACCCCGACGCGATGCGCCCCGCCGGGATCATGACAGACGACGAGCGCGACGGGGCCGTTCTCCTGCGGGGCCCGATCCGTGCGGCGGCCGGTGTGGGGCTCACCGTCGAGCCGGCGGGCGGCTCCGCCGCACCTACCACCGAGCCGATCCTGACCCTGGCCTTTCCCACCTGA